The following proteins are co-located in the Lentibacillus sp. JNUCC-1 genome:
- a CDS encoding aconitate hydratase yields the protein MAFNVTEKLIHSHLVSGEMKKGEEIGLKIDQTLTQDATGTMVMLELEAMGLDYAKTEASAQYVDHNLIQVDNKNPDDHLFLESASKRFGLYYSRPGNGVSHPVHMQRLARPGKTLLGSDSHTCANGAMGMLAMGAGGIDVALAITGEPIYIKMPEIMGVKLTGKLPDWVSAKDVALEMLRRYDVKGGVGKIIEYYGPGVKELSAMDRHVIANKGAELGATTTVFPSDEEIKRFMATQDREEEWEELVADEDASYDLHDEINLSELVPLIAKPSSPGNVVPVSEIAGTPIYQSYIGSSANPGFRDFAIAAEIVKGNKIADTLSFDINPTSRQMLTSLVKEFHIASLLQSGARLHQAGCNGCIGMGQAPATGKNSLRTTPRNFPGRSGTVEDSVYLSSPETAAVSALKGEITDPRTFDKPYPKVNVPNEKYVDDHLFEPPLPVEEAKNVEIVKGPNIVSIPEMNELPDELEIPVLLKVGDNISTDEILAGGARVLPYRSNLPEIAKFTYEAVDPSYVKKAMQTKDSGGHAIVGGYNYGQGSSREHAALAPRYLGLQVVIAKDYARIHWQNLVNFGILPLTFVNEEDYEKLETGDTLHLADIRKTIQKQNKLTALLKGKEGTIELEHSLSERQIDTILHGGLINWIKAKI from the coding sequence TTGGCTTTTAATGTTACGGAAAAGTTAATACATTCCCATCTTGTGTCTGGGGAAATGAAAAAAGGAGAGGAAATCGGTTTAAAGATCGATCAAACCTTAACACAAGATGCGACAGGAACTATGGTCATGCTTGAATTAGAAGCGATGGGTCTTGACTATGCAAAAACAGAGGCCTCTGCACAGTATGTCGACCATAATTTAATTCAGGTTGACAACAAGAATCCTGACGATCACTTATTTCTAGAAAGTGCGTCAAAACGCTTCGGGCTTTATTACAGTCGTCCCGGTAACGGTGTAAGCCATCCTGTCCACATGCAACGTCTCGCACGACCCGGTAAAACCCTGCTTGGCTCGGACAGTCATACATGTGCAAATGGTGCCATGGGCATGCTTGCTATGGGAGCAGGCGGCATTGACGTTGCACTTGCCATCACTGGAGAACCGATTTATATCAAAATGCCGGAAATCATGGGTGTCAAGCTTACTGGGAAACTGCCTGACTGGGTCAGTGCTAAAGACGTAGCACTGGAAATGCTTAGACGATATGATGTCAAAGGTGGCGTCGGGAAGATTATTGAATATTACGGACCGGGCGTTAAAGAACTTTCTGCCATGGACCGTCATGTGATCGCAAACAAGGGTGCAGAGCTCGGTGCGACGACTACGGTATTTCCTTCAGATGAGGAAATCAAGCGTTTTATGGCGACGCAGGACCGTGAAGAGGAATGGGAGGAATTGGTTGCAGATGAAGACGCTTCGTATGATCTCCATGACGAGATCAACTTGTCTGAATTGGTTCCTTTAATTGCAAAGCCTTCTAGTCCTGGCAATGTCGTTCCTGTCAGCGAAATCGCCGGAACTCCTATCTATCAATCATACATCGGCTCCTCAGCAAACCCGGGCTTCAGGGACTTTGCAATTGCAGCTGAAATTGTGAAAGGCAACAAAATTGCTGATACATTGTCTTTTGACATAAACCCGACCTCAAGACAAATGCTGACCAGCTTGGTGAAAGAGTTTCATATTGCAAGTTTGCTGCAATCAGGGGCACGGCTGCATCAGGCAGGGTGTAACGGGTGTATTGGCATGGGGCAGGCACCTGCAACTGGGAAAAACAGTCTGAGAACAACGCCCAGAAACTTTCCGGGGCGCTCCGGAACAGTTGAAGACAGTGTGTATTTGTCGAGCCCTGAAACAGCAGCTGTTTCAGCGTTAAAAGGAGAAATCACTGATCCGCGCACATTTGATAAGCCATACCCGAAAGTCAATGTCCCGAATGAAAAATATGTGGATGACCATTTATTTGAACCGCCTTTGCCAGTTGAAGAAGCAAAGAATGTAGAAATCGTAAAAGGCCCTAATATCGTTTCTATACCAGAAATGAATGAACTCCCTGATGAGCTGGAAATTCCTGTCCTGTTGAAAGTAGGAGACAATATATCTACAGATGAAATTTTGGCTGGCGGAGCGCGTGTCCTTCCATATCGGAGTAATTTACCCGAAATTGCCAAATTCACTTATGAAGCTGTAGATCCTTCATACGTTAAGAAAGCGATGCAAACAAAAGATAGCGGCGGGCACGCTATCGTAGGCGGATATAATTATGGCCAGGGATCCAGTCGTGAGCATGCTGCACTGGCCCCACGCTATTTAGGGCTTCAAGTTGTTATTGCGAAAGACTATGCCAGAATCCATTGGCAAAATCTCGTCAACTTTGGGATTCTCCCCTTAACGTTTGTAAACGAAGAAGATTATGAAAAACTCGAAACCGGAGATACACTGCATTTAGCAGACATACGAAAAACAATACAAAAACAAAATAAATTGACAGCCTTGCTTAAAGGAAAAGAAGGCACCATTGAGCTTGAGCACAGCTTATCAGAAAGACAAATCGACACAATCCTGCACGGCGGTCTGATCAATTGGATTAAAGCAAAAATATAA
- a CDS encoding VanW family protein: MKQCLAVIIIIMIFPAMSVAAEEIDLIYEDEPVETIHRDYFFLEGSGGLIFDQKRMYALYKKIQKRIYTSPKNARITSDDEISSEIPGIQVHELNFRQMLMSHLLQKDASSFEIPTERIYPRVDSELLNQIRTIQLGEYRTHFEQSHTERSHNIELAAQAINNYVVFPGETFSFNRIVGERTEEKGYKRAPVIVKGELTEGIGGGICQVSSTLFNAVDLRGVQIVERYSHSRQVPYVPSGRDAAVSWWGPDFVFKNKYSQPILILAEAHQGNLYIRIMSSENIKNK, from the coding sequence ATGAAGCAGTGTTTAGCTGTGATAATCATTATTATGATATTTCCTGCGATGTCTGTTGCAGCAGAAGAAATAGATCTTATATACGAAGATGAACCAGTTGAGACAATACATCGGGACTATTTCTTCCTAGAAGGTTCAGGCGGTTTGATTTTTGATCAGAAGCGTATGTATGCGCTTTATAAGAAGATACAGAAGCGTATATATACCTCGCCTAAGAACGCCAGAATTACATCAGATGATGAAATTTCATCAGAAATTCCAGGGATACAAGTTCATGAGCTCAACTTCCGACAAATGCTGATGAGCCACTTGCTGCAAAAAGACGCATCATCATTCGAGATCCCGACAGAAAGGATTTACCCTCGTGTAGATAGTGAACTCTTGAATCAAATCCGAACCATACAACTTGGTGAATATCGCACCCATTTCGAACAAAGCCATACTGAGCGCAGCCATAATATTGAGCTTGCGGCCCAAGCGATCAACAATTATGTTGTTTTTCCTGGAGAAACATTCTCTTTTAATCGCATTGTCGGAGAGCGAACTGAAGAGAAAGGGTATAAGCGAGCCCCTGTTATTGTAAAAGGGGAATTAACAGAAGGTATTGGCGGTGGGATTTGTCAAGTCTCATCAACTTTATTTAATGCAGTAGACCTAAGGGGAGTACAAATTGTGGAACGGTACTCTCATAGCAGGCAAGTGCCTTATGTGCCTTCTGGAAGGGATGCAGCAGTGAGTTGGTGGGGGCCGGATTTCGTATTTAAGAACAAATATAGCCAGCCCATATTGATTTTGGCAGAAGCTCATCAAGGTAATTTGTATATTCGGATCATGTCATCAGAAAATATAAAAAATAAATAG
- a CDS encoding NAD(P)/FAD-dependent oxidoreductase, with translation MNSKKPRIVVLGAGYAGMMTTKRLCQNLAPEEAEIVLVNKHNYHYQTTWLHEVAAGTINPNQVRIMISDVINPNRVRLIYDTVAKVNKEDQVVELENSELSYDYLVISLGFETNTFGIKGMEDHAFFINDIDTCREIYSHIEYQFAKYNTQENPDDDSLAILVGGGGFTGIEFVGELVEKVPELCKKYDVDRSKVRIINVEAAPSIMPGFDKDLVAYAKDSLQSRGVEFMENAKIQECTEDGFVVGDDHEKVKAGTVVWTGGVKGSSILTESGFELTKGKVTVDGDLRAPGEENIFILGDCAWVMNKEEGRPYPPTAQSAMQHADTCAANLRALLHNEPLESFVFDDKGTVASLGVTDGMGTVFSGTKLYGKSAATMKKVVDNRYLFLLGGPKLVLRKGKFRPF, from the coding sequence ATGAATTCTAAAAAACCAAGGATTGTCGTTCTCGGTGCCGGATATGCAGGCATGATGACCACTAAGCGGTTGTGTCAAAACCTTGCACCGGAAGAAGCAGAAATTGTACTTGTCAATAAGCATAATTATCACTACCAGACGACCTGGCTGCATGAGGTAGCTGCTGGGACGATTAATCCTAACCAGGTCCGCATTATGATCAGTGATGTGATCAACCCTAATCGTGTCAGATTGATTTATGATACGGTTGCTAAGGTGAACAAAGAGGATCAAGTGGTTGAATTGGAAAACAGTGAATTGAGCTATGATTATCTTGTCATCTCTCTTGGATTTGAAACCAACACATTTGGCATAAAAGGTATGGAAGATCATGCCTTCTTTATCAATGATATCGATACGTGCCGTGAGATCTACAGTCACATAGAGTATCAGTTCGCAAAATATAACACTCAGGAAAACCCAGATGATGACAGCCTTGCCATCCTTGTCGGCGGGGGCGGTTTTACAGGTATTGAGTTTGTTGGAGAGCTTGTGGAAAAAGTTCCCGAGCTTTGCAAAAAGTATGATGTTGACCGCAGTAAGGTCCGAATCATCAACGTTGAAGCGGCACCATCGATTATGCCAGGATTTGATAAAGATCTGGTGGCCTATGCAAAAGATTCACTTCAGAGCCGCGGTGTTGAATTTATGGAAAATGCTAAGATTCAGGAATGTACTGAAGATGGTTTTGTTGTCGGTGATGATCATGAGAAGGTCAAAGCTGGAACCGTTGTATGGACAGGTGGTGTGAAAGGCAGCTCTATCCTGACTGAGTCAGGGTTTGAATTGACAAAAGGTAAGGTTACTGTCGATGGCGATCTCCGCGCACCAGGTGAAGAAAATATCTTTATTCTGGGTGACTGTGCATGGGTTATGAATAAAGAAGAAGGTCGGCCATACCCACCAACTGCCCAGTCTGCTATGCAGCATGCTGATACTTGTGCTGCCAACCTCCGTGCTCTGCTCCATAATGAACCGCTGGAATCTTTTGTGTTTGACGATAAAGGTACAGTCGCATCATTGGGTGTAACAGATGGCATGGGGACCGTATTTTCCGGAACGAAGCTATACGGAAAGTCCGCCGCAACAATGAAGAAAGTCGTGGATAATCGTTACCTATTCTTGCTCGGCGGACCGAAACTTGTATTGAGAAAAGGCAAGTTCCGTCCGTTCTAA
- a CDS encoding DNA-3-methyladenine glycosylase family protein, protein MTIWHVNQNDKIVKQLSKKDPKLGELIGLIGNVDFQTRPDRFRSLVRSITGQLISVAAAEAIFNRLDRALDGDITAESVKRLPDETIRECGFSRSKLQYLRDLQEKVCSGSLNLNELDNFDDQTVIKCLTDIKGIGAWTAHMFLIFSLKRQNILAIGDIGLQRAARWLYQVEQSKRKEALLVEGEKWSPHCTIASIYLWEAVQRGWLSYDSIEDLK, encoded by the coding sequence ATGACAATTTGGCATGTGAATCAAAACGATAAGATAGTGAAACAACTTTCTAAAAAGGACCCTAAATTAGGAGAGCTGATTGGATTAATTGGCAATGTTGATTTCCAAACACGGCCTGATCGATTTCGTTCCCTCGTTCGTTCAATTACAGGACAGCTTATATCTGTTGCGGCAGCAGAAGCCATATTCAATCGTTTGGACCGTGCATTAGATGGGGACATTACCGCAGAATCTGTGAAGCGCCTTCCGGATGAAACAATCCGTGAATGTGGATTTTCAAGAAGTAAATTGCAATATCTTCGGGATCTTCAAGAAAAAGTCTGTTCCGGTTCGCTGAATTTAAATGAGCTGGATAACTTTGACGATCAGACTGTTATCAAATGTTTAACGGATATTAAGGGGATTGGTGCTTGGACGGCACATATGTTTTTAATATTCTCGTTAAAAAGACAAAACATACTTGCGATCGGAGACATTGGTCTTCAGCGTGCTGCGAGATGGCTTTACCAGGTCGAACAGTCCAAAAGAAAGGAAGCACTCCTGGTGGAAGGTGAAAAATGGTCACCCCACTGCACCATTGCATCTATCTATTTATGGGAGGCAGTTCAAAGAGGATGGCTGTCCTATGATTCAATTGAAGACCTAAAATAA
- a CDS encoding SDR family oxidoreductase, translating to MGQLTGKTAIVTGASSGIGSGIATHLAYEGANVVLAARSVHKLEDLAASINANNNGKAVAVQADVSNAPEVTSLIEQAKETFGKVDIYINNAGAMLSARITDGAVDEWEQMVDTNIKGVLYGVNGVLPDMITQKSGHIINIASVSGFEVTKVSTVYSATKSAVRAISIGLEKELARTGVRVTNISPGQVNTRENTNKDRKPLETDDIAHAVIYALTQPDYVNVNEITVRPV from the coding sequence ATGGGACAATTAACAGGTAAAACAGCCATTGTAACGGGTGCAAGCAGTGGAATAGGTTCGGGAATTGCAACTCACCTGGCCTATGAAGGTGCAAACGTGGTGCTTGCCGCCCGAAGCGTGCATAAATTAGAAGATCTTGCTGCCTCAATCAATGCAAATAACAATGGAAAGGCTGTTGCGGTTCAGGCTGATGTATCGAATGCCCCTGAAGTCACGTCACTTATTGAACAGGCAAAAGAGACATTCGGCAAAGTAGACATCTATATTAATAATGCTGGCGCCATGTTGTCAGCACGCATAACTGATGGTGCAGTGGATGAGTGGGAGCAAATGGTTGATACAAATATCAAAGGCGTTTTGTACGGGGTAAACGGGGTTCTCCCAGATATGATCACACAAAAATCAGGGCACATTATCAATATTGCCTCGGTCTCGGGATTTGAAGTGACAAAAGTGAGTACCGTATACAGTGCCACAAAGTCTGCTGTTCGCGCAATTTCCATTGGACTCGAGAAAGAGCTTGCCCGTACCGGAGTCAGGGTCACAAACATATCCCCCGGACAGGTAAACACAAGAGAGAACACCAATAAAGACCGAAAACCGCTTGAGACAGATGATATCGCACATGCTGTGATTTATGCTCTGACTCAGCCGGATTATGTTAACGTAAATGAAATCACCGTGCGTCCTGTATAA
- a CDS encoding vWA domain-containing protein translates to MLACNDEETNEHVSSDQEEHEKPEVRTTPSESSKPKTKPLPEMTWEHLVNQEEGKLTANLDVDEKMSDQLVETLEKEITALTDETNDPEQIYRGAVDLLASSYYQTYFEKASTYDPDFEEPYLPDPEIEKKEGKKASPKKAFILLDASSSMLLRVNGKIKMDIAKNAVQRFGEVIGQDSDLSLLVYGHLGSESSEDKQLSCEGIEEVYEMSPYDEETFQASLNSFESKGWTPLAGAIKEAANMSRDFTEDVTVYVVSDGVETCGGDPVAAAEAFTKDSKERKVHIIGFHVDETAENELKKVSDAGNGTYYPADNEEELQDTIQKRWLPSLADLAWAHTKAPGPWEVLGKLEELEKHTNKLTEVRQLETERLNTVYRLIRDHDLLSSEAREDLKALLDERDDEIRTLIKNLTDEKKEDINKQADDIKNRVSEWRDRMYELRDEERDHS, encoded by the coding sequence TTGTTAGCTTGTAATGATGAGGAGACAAATGAGCACGTGTCAAGTGACCAGGAGGAACATGAAAAACCCGAAGTTCGAACAACTCCTTCCGAGAGCTCGAAGCCTAAAACGAAGCCATTACCAGAAATGACGTGGGAGCACTTAGTCAATCAAGAAGAAGGCAAATTAACGGCAAATCTTGACGTTGATGAAAAGATGAGTGATCAACTGGTTGAAACTCTGGAAAAAGAAATAACAGCATTGACAGATGAAACAAATGATCCTGAACAGATATATAGGGGAGCAGTTGATCTATTAGCTAGCTCGTATTATCAAACATATTTTGAAAAGGCCAGCACGTACGACCCTGACTTTGAGGAGCCATATCTGCCTGATCCGGAAATTGAGAAAAAAGAAGGAAAAAAAGCCTCTCCAAAAAAAGCGTTTATTTTACTTGATGCAAGTTCAAGTATGCTTCTCAGGGTGAATGGAAAAATAAAAATGGATATCGCTAAGAACGCTGTCCAAAGATTTGGTGAAGTAATTGGACAGGACAGCGACCTATCTCTTCTTGTATACGGTCACTTAGGGTCTGAGTCCTCAGAAGATAAACAGCTTTCTTGTGAAGGAATTGAAGAAGTTTATGAAATGAGCCCATACGATGAAGAAACTTTCCAGGCATCGCTTAATTCTTTTGAAAGTAAAGGCTGGACACCACTTGCAGGGGCTATTAAAGAAGCGGCAAATATGAGCCGGGATTTCACAGAAGACGTGACGGTTTATGTTGTAAGTGATGGGGTGGAAACTTGTGGCGGTGATCCAGTTGCTGCTGCCGAAGCTTTTACAAAAGATTCAAAAGAAAGAAAGGTTCATATTATCGGTTTTCATGTTGATGAAACAGCTGAAAATGAATTGAAGAAAGTATCTGATGCAGGAAACGGCACTTATTATCCGGCTGACAACGAAGAGGAACTTCAGGATACCATTCAGAAGAGATGGCTTCCATCTTTAGCCGATTTGGCATGGGCCCATACAAAAGCTCCCGGACCTTGGGAAGTTCTGGGGAAGCTTGAAGAGCTGGAGAAACACACGAATAAACTTACTGAAGTAAGACAATTGGAAACAGAACGCTTAAATACTGTTTATCGCTTGATTCGTGACCATGACTTATTATCCAGCGAAGCACGTGAAGATCTTAAGGCTCTTCTGGATGAAAGAGACGATGAGATCCGAACGCTCATTAAAAATTTGACCGATGAGAAGAAAGAAGATATCAACAAGCAAGCAGATGACATTAAAAACCGTGTTAGCGAATGGCGGGATAGAATGTATGAATTAAGGGACGAAGAACGTGATCATTCTTAA